The Astyanax mexicanus isolate ESR-SI-001 chromosome 12, AstMex3_surface, whole genome shotgun sequence genome window below encodes:
- the LOC125806164 gene encoding cilia- and flagella-associated protein 251-like, whose amino-acid sequence MLVFATTLALIKGHRDTVCGTAYSGAAFHIIPPPSYQLSRARAPYVTLVCGESNGRVVTLATAPPCRKHPPVCATIHRLQEDEEEEVEEEMRKRRINEEVEVVDEKEVEDEEDEDEWEEEEKVKDEVEEEEKEDEVEKVEDEENKKEMDNKKDDVGQEEVEDSEEVEVDDEENEVEQEEVDEEQDEDEEGEENKQEVENEEDKVDEEKDEEGEENKQEVENEEDKVDEEKDEEGEENKQEVENEEDKVDEEKDEEGEKNKQEVENMEDEVEEEKDEEDKENKEEVENKDEEDVGVEEVEDEEELKDEVEKVEDEVDDEEDWSMTWKRRTRMRRKMNGVKSFYEYCLKRH is encoded by the exons ATGCTAGTTTTCGCCACAACACTGGCTCTTATTAAAGGCCACAGAGACACAGTGTGTGGGACAGCTTACTCCGGGGCTGCGTttcacatcataccaccaccATCATACCAGCTCTCCAGAGCCAGAGCACCCTACGTGACCCTGGTTTGCGGGGAGAGTAATGGGCGCGTGGTTACGTTAGCTACGGCGCCACCCTGCCGCAAACACCCGCCGGTATGCGCGA CCATACACAGGCTccaggaggatgaggaagaggaggtaGAAGAGGAGATGAGGAAGAGAAGGATAA ATGAGGAGGTTGAAGTGGTGGATGAGAAGGAGGTggaagatgaggaggatgaa GATGAATGGGAGGAAGAGGAAAAGGTGAAGGATGAggtagaagaggaggagaaggaggacgAGGTGGAGAAGGTGGAAGATGAGGAGAATAAGAAGGAGATGGATAATAAGAAGGATGATGTAGGGCAGGAGGAGGTTGAAGATagtgaggaggtggaggtggatgATGAGGAGAATGAGGTGGAACAGGAGGAGGTGGATGAGGAGCAAGATGAG GATGAGGAAGGTGAGGAGAATAAGCAGGAGGTGGAGAATGAGGAGGATAAGGTGGATGAGGAGAAGGATGAGGAAGGTGAGGAGAATAAGCAGGAGGTGGAGAATGAGGAGGATAAGGTGGATGAGGAGAAGGATGAGGAAGGTGAGGAGAATAAGCAGGAGGTGGAGAATGAGGAGGATAAGGTGGATGAGGAGAAGGATGAGGAAGGTGAGAAGAATAAGCAGGAGGTGGAAAATATGGAGGATGAGGTGGAAGAGGAGAAGGACGAGGAAGATAAGGAGAATAAGGAGGAGGTGGAAAATAAGGATGAGGAAGATGTGGGGGTGGAAGAagtggaggatgaggaggagctgAAGGATGAGGTGGAAAAAGTGGAAGATGAGGTGGATGATGAAGAGGATTGGAGCATGACGTGGAAAAGGAGGACGAGGATGAGGAGGAAAATGAATGGGGTCAAGTCTTTTTACGAGTACTGTCTAAAACGACACTGA